The Echinicola rosea genome has a segment encoding these proteins:
- a CDS encoding type III pantothenate kinase, which yields MVIDIGNTRIKSALFHGEELVEDCVEEYLDELLLRISSWEFDHAMVSSVRWSRKELEVLLPFTFVFLDRSTPMPVTNAYETPHTLGLDRIAAAIGAHGMAGGSAVLSIDLGTCITYDFIDQSRCYQGGAISPGVQMRFTAMHTQTARLPLLEHVPTDGFPALTGNNTLEGMKSGVYHGVYFEMEGIISQYRRHYQHLKVFICGGDAKFFESLTKDYIFVIPNLVLHGLNRILNYNVNTN from the coding sequence TTGGTCATCGACATTGGCAATACGCGTATAAAATCGGCTTTGTTTCATGGTGAAGAGTTGGTGGAGGATTGCGTAGAGGAGTATTTGGATGAATTGCTATTGAGGATCAGTTCGTGGGAATTTGACCATGCCATGGTCAGTTCTGTAAGGTGGTCGAGAAAGGAGCTGGAAGTGCTGCTTCCTTTTACCTTTGTGTTTTTGGACCGCTCTACGCCCATGCCGGTCACCAATGCTTATGAGACGCCCCACACGCTGGGACTGGATAGGATAGCTGCGGCTATCGGTGCCCACGGGATGGCCGGCGGATCGGCAGTATTGAGCATTGATCTGGGGACTTGCATCACGTATGACTTTATCGATCAATCACGTTGCTACCAAGGAGGAGCGATCTCTCCAGGAGTGCAGATGCGTTTTACGGCCATGCACACACAGACGGCACGATTGCCACTGTTGGAACATGTCCCGACGGATGGATTTCCAGCCCTTACGGGAAATAACACACTGGAAGGCATGAAAAGCGGCGTTTATCACGGTGTGTATTTCGAAATGGAAGGGATCATTTCCCAGTATCGAAGGCATTACCAACATTTAAAGGTGTTTATTTGCGGTGGTGATGCGAAATTCTTTGAAAGCTTAACAAAAGACTACATATTTGTAATCCCCAATTTGGTCCTACACGGATTGAATAGAATTTTAAATTACAATGTCAATACAAACTAG
- a CDS encoding sodium:proton antiporter gives MKNIIIAFGIIWGAMFYTGSASLMAQNSHQETEVSAHQEGHEDQNDHQSDTGHAGAHAEGEAEHAHAPVWLVIPFVVLLLMIATGPLFYEHFWHHNYPKVAIILAALVVLYYIFAMHNTHAPVHALAEYLQFIALLASLYIASGGIMISIDKKSTPLANVTLLIVGSIIANLIGTTGASMLLIRPFIRLNKNNIRAYHIVFFIFMVSNVGGSLTPIGDPPLFLGFLKGVPFFWTMEHNWPAWVIALIILSVAFFFIDKKLGRAANDEEIEDTEAYTNKISLIGSKNFLWLLVVIISVFLDPNVLDWVPAIVYDGTKFSFIREIIMFSVAFFSFKFADKRAIKGNEFNFEPIREVAFIFIGIFGTMMPALELVGNFAKSPAGAELITHNSLYWGTGLLSGFLDNAPTYLNFLAAAMASRGASIGDVEMVRKFAMDGYHDSAFQLMAISIASVFFGAMTYIGNGPNFMVKSIAEQSGIKMPSFFGYIIRFSIPILLPVLIITWLIFFAFV, from the coding sequence ATGAAGAACATTATTATTGCTTTTGGGATTATTTGGGGGGCAATGTTTTATACAGGCTCAGCCAGTCTCATGGCTCAAAACAGTCACCAAGAGACAGAAGTATCAGCACATCAGGAAGGACACGAAGACCAAAATGATCATCAGTCCGACACAGGACATGCAGGCGCCCATGCTGAAGGAGAAGCGGAACATGCCCATGCACCGGTATGGCTGGTCATTCCCTTTGTGGTACTGCTGCTCATGATCGCTACAGGACCGCTGTTTTATGAGCATTTCTGGCATCACAACTACCCTAAAGTGGCCATTATCCTAGCTGCTTTGGTAGTGCTATATTATATTTTCGCCATGCACAATACGCATGCTCCAGTACACGCACTGGCCGAGTACCTGCAGTTCATTGCGCTGCTTGCGTCACTGTACATTGCCTCAGGTGGGATCATGATCAGCATTGACAAAAAATCCACACCACTGGCTAATGTCACCCTGCTGATCGTAGGATCTATCATTGCTAACTTGATCGGTACCACTGGTGCTTCCATGTTACTTATCAGGCCTTTTATTCGTTTAAATAAAAATAACATCCGTGCTTACCACATTGTATTCTTCATTTTTATGGTGAGTAATGTCGGAGGCTCCCTCACACCGATCGGTGATCCTCCACTGTTCTTAGGTTTTCTCAAGGGTGTTCCGTTCTTCTGGACCATGGAACATAACTGGCCCGCTTGGGTGATTGCCCTCATCATTCTTTCTGTGGCATTCTTCTTCATCGACAAGAAACTTGGCCGTGCGGCCAATGACGAAGAAATCGAGGACACCGAGGCTTATACAAACAAAATCTCCCTTATCGGATCCAAAAACTTTCTGTGGCTACTGGTGGTAATCATCTCTGTATTCTTGGATCCCAATGTACTGGATTGGGTGCCGGCGATTGTATATGATGGCACCAAGTTCTCCTTTATCCGGGAAATCATCATGTTTTCCGTAGCGTTCTTTTCCTTTAAGTTTGCTGATAAAAGGGCCATCAAAGGCAATGAATTTAACTTCGAGCCCATTCGGGAAGTCGCCTTTATATTTATCGGGATCTTTGGCACAATGATGCCGGCCTTGGAGCTGGTGGGGAATTTTGCCAAGTCACCGGCAGGAGCGGAACTCATTACCCATAACAGCCTCTATTGGGGTACAGGCCTACTCTCAGGATTTCTGGATAATGCACCGACTTACCTTAACTTCCTTGCCGCAGCAATGGCCTCTAGGGGAGCAAGTATTGGTGATGTGGAAATGGTCAGGAAGTTTGCTATGGATGGATACCATGACTCGGCCTTTCAGCTGATGGCAATATCCATTGCCTCCGTATTCTTTGGAGCGATGACCTACATCGGAAATGGACCAAACTTTATGGTGAAGTCTATCGCCGAGCAATCCGGCATCAAGATGCCTTCCTTTTTTGGGTATATCATCCGGTTTTCGATTCCTATCCTACTACCGGTATTGATTATTACATGGCTGATTTTCTTTGCCTTTGTATAA
- a CDS encoding hemolysin family protein produces MEYQYLVYVLVTLMFSALFSGLEIAFVSANKLHIELQNKQGDFTGKVLAGFMKNPGQFIGTTLLGNTVSLVVYGIFMAYLLEPAIAHYLQYLPDGLHGLNNQVTVMLIQTVLSTLVVLITAEFIPKSIFMLNPNNLLSFFAIPFMIIYYTMYPIVWLVVGMSRFFITRILGLDYSEDRPVFKITDLNSFIQNNLETEGDDATDIDTKIFDNAVEFKKVKARDCMVPRTDIVAVDVEDSIEELKSTFMESGHSKIIVYKENIDDVIGYCHHLELFKKPKEIGDILTPIIIVPETALVNELLVQFISERKSLALVVDEFGGTSGIVSMEDIIEEIFGEIEDEYDNDDLIEQELSDNEYLLSARHEIDYLNEKYDWNLPEGDFDTLSGFILYITENIPKKGESAVYGPFTFTVVSKQEHRIDTVKLKINT; encoded by the coding sequence ATGGAATATCAGTACCTTGTTTATGTTTTGGTCACCTTAATGTTTTCAGCCTTGTTTTCTGGTTTGGAGATAGCGTTTGTGTCAGCGAACAAGCTGCACATAGAGCTTCAGAACAAGCAAGGTGATTTCACGGGAAAGGTGTTGGCGGGATTTATGAAAAATCCTGGCCAGTTTATTGGCACCACCCTACTAGGAAATACTGTTTCATTGGTCGTCTATGGTATTTTCATGGCCTACTTGCTGGAACCTGCGATAGCCCATTACTTACAGTATTTGCCGGATGGCTTGCATGGTTTGAACAATCAGGTGACGGTCATGCTTATCCAAACAGTGCTGTCCACCTTGGTCGTTTTGATCACTGCGGAGTTTATTCCCAAGAGCATATTTATGCTCAATCCAAATAACCTGCTGAGCTTTTTTGCCATTCCATTTATGATCATCTATTACACCATGTATCCGATAGTGTGGTTAGTGGTGGGGATGTCCCGTTTTTTTATTACCCGTATTTTGGGATTGGATTATAGCGAAGATCGGCCGGTTTTTAAGATCACGGACCTGAACAGTTTTATCCAGAACAATTTGGAGACAGAAGGCGATGATGCTACCGACATTGACACCAAGATTTTTGACAATGCGGTAGAGTTTAAAAAGGTAAAAGCAAGGGACTGTATGGTTCCCAGGACAGACATCGTGGCCGTGGATGTAGAAGACAGTATTGAGGAGCTGAAGTCCACGTTTATGGAAAGTGGGCATTCGAAGATCATTGTTTATAAAGAAAATATCGATGATGTGATCGGTTATTGTCATCACTTGGAGCTTTTTAAGAAGCCCAAGGAAATTGGAGATATCCTTACCCCTATCATCATTGTGCCGGAGACTGCATTGGTGAACGAGCTCTTGGTGCAATTTATTTCTGAGCGAAAAAGTCTGGCCCTGGTAGTGGATGAATTTGGTGGGACCAGTGGTATCGTCAGTATGGAAGACATCATCGAAGAGATTTTTGGCGAGATCGAAGACGAATATGATAATGATGACCTGATCGAGCAGGAGCTTTCGGACAACGAATATCTGCTCAGTGCCCGCCATGAGATCGATTACCTTAATGAAAAGTACGATTGGAATTTGCCGGAGGGGGATTTTGACACTTTATCCGGTTTTATCCTGTACATCACAGAAAATATCCCAAAAAAAGGAGAGTCTGCCGTGTATGGACCATTTACTTTTACGGTGGTTTCCAAGCAGGAGCACCGGATTGATACAGTGAAACTTAAAATAAATACATAA
- a CDS encoding anhydro-N-acetylmuramic acid kinase — protein MKSSDTYEAIGLMSGTSGDGLDIAHCCFQQNDKWEFTIVEAETVAFPAALAKKLSQSHLLSGEQLSLLDVDFGAWMGKQVKAFCHKHQLRPAVVCSHGHTVFHQPSLGMTKQIGLGWSLREKAGFPVINDFRSLDVALGGQGAPLAPAGDHFLFPDYEGCLNLGGISNISMMHQGQRLAFDVSPFNLLLNEVAAKKGLPYDDQGNLAAAGKVNTAFLAQLNAIDFYTHQGAKSLGREEMEGIFLPLLKQQNDTEEDLLATLVAHYTEQIAKVVQQLFPPHKGKLLVSGGGAYNAFFIGQLQKRLGNHIEVVVPDRSIVEFKEALIFAFLGVLKLNNEVNTFASVTGASRDSCGGVHYP, from the coding sequence ATGAAGTCCTCCGATACGTATGAAGCCATCGGACTGATGTCCGGAACCTCGGGAGATGGTCTTGATATCGCGCACTGCTGCTTCCAGCAAAACGACAAATGGGAGTTTACGATCGTAGAAGCCGAAACGGTGGCTTTTCCAGCTGCACTTGCTAAAAAGCTCAGCCAGTCACATCTCCTGTCAGGTGAGCAATTGTCCCTGCTGGATGTGGATTTTGGAGCTTGGATGGGCAAACAGGTAAAGGCATTCTGTCATAAACACCAATTAAGACCAGCCGTCGTCTGTTCACATGGCCACACGGTTTTCCACCAGCCAAGCCTCGGCATGACCAAACAAATCGGTTTAGGCTGGAGCTTAAGGGAAAAAGCTGGATTTCCGGTAATAAATGACTTTAGGAGCCTGGATGTAGCACTTGGCGGGCAAGGGGCGCCACTGGCGCCCGCCGGTGACCACTTCCTGTTCCCGGATTATGAAGGCTGCCTTAACCTTGGAGGCATTTCCAATATCTCCATGATGCACCAAGGGCAGCGCTTGGCTTTTGATGTGTCGCCTTTCAACCTACTGCTCAATGAAGTTGCGGCAAAAAAAGGATTACCGTATGATGACCAGGGGAATCTCGCGGCAGCCGGAAAGGTCAACACCGCCTTTCTCGCTCAGCTAAACGCCATCGATTTTTATACTCATCAAGGAGCCAAATCCCTTGGACGGGAAGAAATGGAAGGTATTTTCCTACCTTTATTAAAGCAACAAAATGATACGGAGGAAGATCTCTTGGCGACATTGGTGGCACACTATACCGAGCAGATCGCCAAGGTGGTTCAGCAGCTCTTTCCTCCACATAAGGGCAAACTCCTCGTCTCGGGAGGTGGTGCATACAATGCCTTTTTTATCGGCCAACTACAGAAAAGACTCGGGAATCATATTGAAGTCGTGGTCCCGGACAGGTCCATCGTAGAATTTAAGGAAGCGTTGATTTTTGCCTTTCTGGGGGTGCTAAAATTGAACAATGAGGTGAATACCTTTGCATCGGTGACTGGGGCTTCAAGGGACAGTTGTGGAGGTGTCCACTACCCATGA
- the lptC gene encoding LPS export ABC transporter periplasmic protein LptC has translation MIRNLVIVFIVVSVGFSCRESVDTSQLEQYNGPMRITTDMEVFRSDSATVRIKLTAGKQLVFNNQDMEFPEGIQIQFYDVDGKLTSTIRADKAYYDNKTKLYRGEGDVRVHNIEKGDKLNTEELFWNERKEIIFTEKFFTIEKADETLIKGTGLESDQSFSNYTLYNIVDSRLPIQEEEQ, from the coding sequence ATGATTAGGAATCTGGTAATAGTGTTTATCGTGGTGTCGGTGGGATTTTCCTGCAGGGAGAGTGTGGACACGAGCCAGCTGGAGCAGTATAATGGACCAATGCGGATTACCACTGATATGGAAGTGTTCAGGAGTGATTCGGCGACCGTCCGTATCAAACTTACGGCAGGAAAACAATTGGTCTTCAATAATCAGGACATGGAGTTTCCAGAGGGCATTCAGATCCAGTTTTACGATGTGGACGGTAAGCTTACCTCTACGATCAGGGCTGATAAGGCCTATTATGATAATAAGACAAAGCTGTATCGTGGAGAAGGGGATGTAAGGGTTCACAATATCGAAAAAGGAGATAAACTGAATACCGAGGAGTTGTTTTGGAATGAGCGGAAAGAAATTATTTTTACGGAGAAGTTCTTCACCATAGAAAAAGCAGATGAGACACTGATCAAGGGTACAGGCCTAGAGTCAGACCAGTCCTTTAGCAATTATACATTATATAATATAGTAGATAGCCGATTGCCGATACAGGAAGAGGAGCAATAG
- a CDS encoding tetratricopeptide repeat protein has protein sequence MKAKIALFGLLSFVFVGLAQAQEGWNWPSDEKMESKAREYNAAYNDYMKADQFIQATKPLHWLLVNAPDLNEAIYINGVTVYDGASKETTDEAQKKIYQDSVMTVYNLRGEKYDNTASWIENQAYYAYNYYRGDKDKVADAAEYFAKDIELNGEINTPGLVPAYFDLVYRNYAYNQAYSDEEVLEIYDALYARLDKAEAAGGDVSGQKTTLDQILVNMEIIDCDFIQNKLAPQMEANPSDIALAKRVFQYSVQYKCTSSEAFTKALEIVDNDSPTFSTSQVRGMRAMQSKEHAKAEEMFNKALELAENDGQRAEVYYDLAKAQAQQGKKSSARQSALKVLDFDSSKTADVWNFIGSLYMGSSADCRGGQSRVKDYSVFIAAYEAFAKAGNNSGMANAKARFPSKEELFTEGYQEGQTINTGCWVGQSVTLRTRD, from the coding sequence ATGAAAGCTAAAATTGCATTATTTGGGTTATTGTCTTTTGTTTTCGTGGGTTTGGCCCAAGCTCAGGAGGGATGGAATTGGCCTTCTGACGAAAAAATGGAATCAAAAGCAAGGGAGTACAACGCTGCCTACAACGATTACATGAAAGCAGATCAATTTATCCAAGCCACAAAACCACTTCACTGGTTATTGGTAAATGCCCCTGATCTAAATGAAGCCATTTATATCAATGGTGTTACTGTATATGACGGTGCTTCAAAAGAGACAACAGACGAAGCCCAAAAGAAGATTTACCAAGATTCTGTCATGACGGTTTATAATCTACGCGGCGAAAAATACGACAACACCGCCAGTTGGATTGAAAACCAAGCTTATTATGCTTATAACTACTACAGAGGTGATAAGGACAAAGTGGCCGATGCGGCTGAATATTTTGCCAAGGACATTGAGCTTAATGGAGAAATCAATACCCCTGGGTTAGTTCCTGCGTATTTTGATTTGGTGTACAGAAACTACGCCTATAATCAAGCCTATTCTGATGAAGAAGTGCTTGAAATATACGATGCGCTTTATGCCCGATTGGACAAGGCAGAAGCAGCAGGCGGAGATGTTTCCGGACAAAAGACCACTTTGGACCAGATTCTTGTTAACATGGAAATCATCGATTGTGATTTTATCCAGAACAAGCTGGCACCACAAATGGAAGCAAACCCAAGTGATATTGCATTGGCCAAAAGGGTATTTCAATACTCTGTCCAATATAAATGTACTTCTTCAGAAGCCTTTACCAAAGCCTTGGAAATCGTAGATAACGATAGCCCGACTTTCTCCACTTCCCAGGTAAGAGGTATGCGAGCGATGCAAAGTAAAGAACATGCCAAAGCAGAAGAAATGTTTAACAAAGCATTAGAGCTAGCAGAAAATGATGGCCAACGGGCAGAAGTGTATTATGATCTTGCGAAAGCACAAGCCCAGCAGGGCAAAAAATCAAGTGCCCGCCAGTCTGCACTTAAGGTATTGGACTTTGACTCTTCCAAAACAGCAGACGTGTGGAACTTTATCGGTAGCTTGTACATGGGCTCTTCAGCAGACTGTAGAGGTGGCCAGAGCCGTGTGAAAGACTACTCGGTATTCATTGCTGCTTATGAAGCATTTGCCAAAGCGGGCAACAATTCAGGAATGGCCAACGCCAAAGCGAGATTCCCTTCCAAAGAAGAATTGTTTACTGAAGGTTACCAAGAAGGTCAAACCATCAATACTGGCTGCTGGGTAGGTCAATCCGTGACCCTCAGAACAAGAGATTAA
- a CDS encoding Glu/Leu/Phe/Val dehydrogenase dimerization domain-containing protein, protein MDKLLKRFEDKKPEIVFEWSDSKSEAEGWVVINSLRNGAAGGGTRMRAGLDRREVESLAKTMEIKFTVSGPPIGGAKSGINFDPNDPRKEEVLRRWFEAVIPLLKNYYGTGGDLYVDEIHEVIPITESYGLWHPQEGIVNGYFHATEPQKIRKIGRLRQGVSKVLEDPHYTPDGKKKYTVSDMITGFGVAEAVKHYYTLWGGTLKGKRAIIQGWGNVASSAACFLAVEGVKIVGIIDQAGGLINTDGFTLDEVRKLFLDRKGNKLVADKLIPFKAMDQIVWDLEHEIFIPAAASRLVTQAQLDRLIKGGLEVISCGANVPFADEEIFFGPIALSADERIGLIPDFIANCGMARTFAYLMEDHSQVTDQAIFEDVRQTIFKAMKKTADEHPSKTGIAEKSFEIALRQLV, encoded by the coding sequence ATGGACAAACTACTCAAACGGTTTGAGGACAAAAAGCCTGAAATTGTTTTCGAATGGAGTGACAGCAAGTCCGAGGCTGAAGGCTGGGTAGTGATCAATTCCCTTCGAAACGGAGCAGCAGGGGGAGGCACTCGAATGCGAGCTGGACTGGACAGGCGTGAAGTAGAATCTCTGGCCAAGACGATGGAGATAAAATTTACGGTCTCAGGCCCTCCCATCGGGGGAGCAAAATCCGGGATCAACTTCGACCCCAATGACCCGCGAAAAGAAGAGGTCCTGAGAAGGTGGTTTGAGGCGGTTATACCTTTACTGAAGAATTATTATGGCACTGGAGGGGATTTGTACGTTGATGAAATACACGAGGTAATACCCATTACAGAGTCATACGGACTCTGGCACCCTCAGGAAGGCATCGTAAACGGGTATTTTCACGCTACGGAGCCACAGAAAATCAGAAAGATCGGTCGGTTACGCCAAGGTGTATCCAAGGTACTCGAAGACCCTCATTATACGCCTGACGGCAAAAAAAAATATACGGTTTCGGATATGATTACCGGATTTGGAGTAGCAGAAGCAGTAAAGCATTACTATACGCTTTGGGGTGGTACACTGAAAGGTAAACGCGCCATCATCCAAGGCTGGGGAAATGTCGCCTCCTCTGCGGCCTGCTTCTTAGCCGTCGAGGGCGTCAAAATCGTCGGAATCATCGATCAGGCAGGAGGGTTGATCAATACGGACGGATTTACATTGGATGAAGTACGAAAGCTGTTCTTGGACAGAAAAGGCAATAAACTCGTCGCAGATAAATTAATCCCATTCAAGGCCATGGATCAAATTGTCTGGGATTTGGAACATGAAATATTTATTCCTGCCGCTGCCTCCAGACTGGTCACACAAGCGCAGCTGGATCGCCTTATCAAGGGTGGACTGGAAGTGATTTCATGCGGAGCCAATGTGCCATTTGCTGACGAAGAAATCTTTTTTGGCCCTATAGCACTTTCAGCTGACGAAAGGATCGGGCTAATTCCCGACTTTATCGCCAACTGTGGCATGGCCCGGACATTTGCTTATCTTATGGAAGACCATAGTCAAGTGACTGACCAGGCCATCTTTGAAGATGTCCGCCAGACAATCTTCAAGGCAATGAAAAAAACCGCTGATGAGCATCCCTCTAAAACGGGAATTGCTGAAAAATCATTTGAAATAGCGCTGCGCCAACTTGTATAA